TCGCCGGCGGTGACGAAGACCATGTCGGCCCCGCGCAGGACCTCCTCGATCTCCTCGGCGTGGTCCTCGGCCGCCTTGCGCCCCACCTCGGGGTCGGCGCCGGCGCCCAGGCCGCGCGTGAGCTCGCGGCCGACGTCGAGCTTGACGTCGGCGTCGCTCATCAGCAGCGCCTGCGCGTCGGTGTTGACGGCGATGAACTCGACCCCCTTGAGGCCGACCTCGATCATGCGGTTCACGGCGTTCACGCCGCCCCCGCCAACGCCCACCACCTTGATGACCGCCAAGTAGTTCTGCGGTGCCGCCACGGTCCCCTGCTCTCCCCGATCGCTTCGGGCCTGCCGACCCCGGATCTGCTGCTCCCGAGGCCCCCTCAGGCCCCGGTGAAGTCTCAACCTCACGTCGAGGTTGAACGTTATGTCACAACGGTGTTGTTTGCAGGCTAGGGGCCGGACGCCGAAACTCACAACTCCCCACGCCGCCGCTGCTGAACAGCGGCTCTGCGGTCGCAGCGCTGCGCTCACGGGCGCTGACAGAGCGCTACGACGAGCACGACTCCTGCGGCGCCGGGCCGCCCGTTCGGGCGATCACGAGCGTAGAGCCGCCCCCTGGGAGTCCCTCACAGGGGGGCGCCGCCGGGCCCCTGAGAACCCACCTCCGCGAGTGCTCGCGGAACCTCGGGGAACTCGCGCCGGCTATCACGGGCACATCACGACGACATCACGGCCGCTGCGCCCGCCGGCCCTCTGCCAGCGCCCGCGCGCCCGGCGTCAGGGCGAGGTGGCGGGCGCCAGCGGCGCGCTCACGTCCACCCGGCGCACGCCGTCCCGGGGCAGCAGGAGAGCCGCCACCCGCGCCTTGAGCGCGTCGTCCCCGGGGCTGCCCCAGACCACCTCCTGGCCGTCGCGCAGCGCGAGCCGCACGTCGTCAGGACCGGAGGCGGTCACCGCTGAGACCTGCTCGCGCAGGGAGGCCGGCAGGGCCAGCGCCACCGCGGAGGCGGCGCGCACCGCGTCCGGACGGCTCGGGTCCACCTGCACCAGGGGGACGCCCTGCGGGGCGGCGTCCGCGGTGGTGATGGTCCGGCCGCCACCGTCGAGGAGGACGACGCCGGGGGCACCGCCCGGCGCCGGCACGGCCGCCACGGGCGTCTTCTCCACCACGGCCACCCGCAGCCGGTGGGCGGGGTCGCGGTGGACCTGCACGGAGGCCACCCACGGCAGGCGCTCCACGCGGGCGGTGACCGCGCCGGTGTCCACCCGCAGCAGCGGCAGCCCCAGCTGGTCGGCGGCGGCCTGCTGCACCGCCGGGACGCCGGTGCGGTCGGCCCCGGTCACCTCGACGTCACGCAGCGCGGTGAGCGAGCTGAACAGCAGCGCCCAGGCGGCCAGTCCGAGGACGGCGACGACGAGCGCAGCCACGCCGACCGCGCGCCAGAGGAAGCGCCGGCGGGCGGCGGGGTCGCGCTCGACGGCCGGGGCGCCCCCGGGAGACCTGCCGGCGCGCCCGCCCCGCACAGGGGGCCGGGACGGCTCGCGGTCCGCCGGCGGGCGCGCCTCGGGCTCAGGGCGCGCCTCGGGCTCGGCGCGCACCCCGGACCGGGCCACCGGTCCGGTCGGCGCGCCGGCCGGCGCGGCCGCGGGACCGGTCTCCGGCAGCCGCACCTCCCGCTGCCGCCCGGTCCCGGGCTGGGCTCCCGGCTGGGGCGCGCCCTGCGGCCGCGGGGTCGCGGGGCGGCGCACCGGCGCCGGCGGTCGGCGGCCCGCGGGGCTCACGCGGTGGTCCCCGAGGCGCGGAGGCCCTCGGCGCGCGCCTCGAGCAGCGCCAGCACCTCGGCCGCGACCGCCGTGACGTCGCCGGCGCCGATGGTCAGCACGAGGTCTCCCTGGTGCGCCCGCTCCACCAGCGCCGGCGCCACCGCGGCCCAGGTCGGCTCGAAGGCAGCCCGGGCGGGCGGGACCACGCGGTCGGCCACGAGGGCCCCGGTGATCCCCGGCTCCGGGTCCTCGCGGGCCGCGTAGACGTCCATGACCAGCACCTCGTCGGCGCCGGACAGCGCCTCGGCGAACTCGGCGGCGAAGTCCCGGGTGCGCGAGTACAGGTGCGGCTGGAAGGCCACCACGAGGCGCCCGCCGCCGGCCACCTGGCGCCCGGTGGCCACCGCGGCGGCCACCTTGGCGGGGTTGTGGGCGTAGTCGTCGTAGACGCGCACGCCGGCGGCCTCGCCGCGCGGCTCGAAGCGGCGGCGCGTCCCGGCGAAGGACTCCAGCCCGTCGCGCGCGGCAGCGGGCTCGGTGCCCAGCGCCACCGCGGCGGCCCAGGCCGCCGCGGCGTCGAGGGCGTTGTGCCAGCCGGGCACCGCCAGCTGCACGCGCCCGCTCCACCCGTCGGGGGCGTGCGGGCCGGCCGCCCCGGGGGCCGCGGCGAGGTCGAACGCGATCCGCCCGCCGGAGGCGTCGGCGCCGCTGACGCGCACGTCGGCCCCGGGCGCCCCGCCGAAGGTCACCACGCGCCGGCCGCGACCGGCGCCGTCGTCGTCCTGGGCCCGCACGGCGGCGGCGAGGGCGGCGGAGCCGGGGTCGTCGGCGCAGGCCACGAGCACCCCGCCGGGCTGCACGCGGTCGGCGAAGGCGGCGAAGGCGGCCTTCACGCCGGCGTAGTCGCCGTGGTGGTCGAGGTGGTCCGGCTGGACGTTGGTGACCACGGAGACCTCGGGGGCGTACACGAGGAAGCTGGAGTCGGACTCGTCGGCCTCGGCCACGAAGACGTCTCCGGAGCCGTGCCGGGCGTTGGTGCCGGCGCCCACCAGCTCACCGCCCACCGCGAAGGACGGGTCGGCGCCGGCGTGGGCGAGCGTCGCGACGAGCATCGCGGTGGTGGTGGTCTTGCCGTTGGTGCCGGCCACGGCCACGCCGCGCAGGCCGGCCATGAGCGCGGCCAGGCCCTGGGAGCGGTGCAGCACGCGCACCCCCGCGGCGCGGGCGGCCACCAGCTCGGGGTTGTCCTCCCGGATGGCGGAGCCGGCCACCACGGTGTCGGCGCCCTCCAGCCGCGACGGGTCGAACCCGGCGGCCACACGCCCGCCGAGGGCCCGCAGCGCGTCCATGACCGGCAGGTCCTTCGCGTCGCTGCCGGAGACGGCCACGCCGCGCTCCAGCATGATCCGCGCGACCCCGGAGACGCCCACCCCGCCGACGCCGACGAAGTGCACCGCGCCGAGCTCGGCCAGCGGCGGCACCGGCGCGGCCAGGTCGAACCTGGCGCTCACCGGGCCACCTCCACGGGCCGCCCGGCGGCGCGCTCCACGAGGTCGGCGAGGCGCTCGTCGCCGTCGCGAGCACCGGCCGCCGCCGACGACGACGCCGCGGCCGCCGCCATCGCCGCCAGGCGGTGGGCGCCGTCGGCGTCGGTGAGCAGGTCGCGCAGCGGGCCGCGGACCCAGTCCGCGGTGACGTCGGCGTCGTCCACGAGCAGCGCGGACCCGGCGGCCACCGCCCCGGCGGCGTTGAGGCGCTGCTCGCCGTTGCCCACGGGCAGCGGCACGTACACCGCGGGCAGCCCGACGGCCGTGGTCTCGCAGACGGTGCCGGCGCCGGCGCGGCAGAGCACGAGGTCCGCGGCGGCGTAGGCGAGGTCCATGCGGTCGGTGTACTCGAGCACCCGGTAGACAGCGCCGTCCGGCAGGCCAGAGGGCGCCACGGCCTTGCCGGCACCGGTGAGGTGCAGCACCTGCGGCGCCGGACCGCCGCCGGGCACCGCGGCCAGCAGCGCCGCCGCGCCCTCGACCACGGCCGTGTTGAGCCGCTGCGCGCCCAGCGACCCGCCGGTGACCAGCAGGGTGGGGGCGTCGGGGTGCAGGTCGAACGCGGCCCGCGCCTCCGCGCGGCGCACGGCCCTGTCGAGCCGGGTCACCTCGGTGCGCATGGGCAGGCCCGTCAGCTCGCCGGCCCCGCCCTGCCCGTGCAGGTCGGTGCCGGGGAACGTGGTGGCCACGTGGCGGGTGAGCCGGGCGCCGAGGCGGTTGGCCACCCCGGGGCGGAAGTTGGCCTCGTGCACCACCACGGGCACGCCCATCCGGCGCGCGGCCAGGTAGGCGGGCACGGCCACGTAGCCGCCGACGCCGACGACGACGTCCGCGCGCGGTGCGCCCACGGCGCGACCCGCCTCGACGACCGCGCGCTCGGCGGCCCGGACGGCGCCCAGCAGCCGGCCGGGCAGGCGCAGCAGCGCCGTCGACGGCTTGCGGGGCAGCGGCACGCGCGGCACCACGGCCAGCTCGTAGCCGCGGGCCGGCACGAGCCGCGCCTCCAGGCCCTCGTTGGTGCCGAGCACCAGCACGCCGGTGGCGGGGTCGCGGCGGCGCAGGCAGTCGGCCAGGGCCAGCAGCGGGGAGACGTGCCCGGTGGTGCCGCCGCCGGCCAGCAGCACCGCCAGGGGGCGGTCCGGGCTGGTCGGAGTGGCGGGCGCGCCGGCGGTCATCGGCTGCCGCCCCGGGAGACCACGGCCAGGGAGCGGCGCACGAGGCCGGGGCGGGCGCTCAGCGCGGCCTGCGCCCCGGGGCTGTGCCGGGCGCACGAGAGCACCAGGCCGACGGCGGTGAGGGTGGCGAACAGGGCAGAGCCTCCGGCGGAGATGAGGGGCAGCGGCACGCCGAGCACCGGGGCCAGCCCGATGACGACGGCGATGTTGACGGCGGCCTGCCCGAGCACCCACACCATGACGCCGGCCACGAGGACGGCGGCGAAGAGGTCCTTGCTGCGGCGCACGACGCGGGCGCTGCACCAGCCGAACACCACGAACAGCGCCAGGACGACGAGGGTGCCGACCAGGCCCAGCTCCTCGCCGAGGATGGCGAAGATGAAGTCGTTGTGGGCCTCGGGCAGCCAGCTCCACTTCTGCCGGCTGGCGCCCAGGCCCAGCCCGGTCAGCCCGCCCGAGGCCAGGGCGTACAGGCCGCTGGTGGCCTGGTAGCCGACGCCCTGGCGGTCGGTGTTGCCGCCGAGGAAGGACTCGATGCGCGCCATCCGGTTGCCGGTGCTGGCCGCCGCGGCGACCCCCAGCAGCCCGACCAGCGCGAGCAGCCCGAGGTGGCGCAGGGGCACCCCGGCCGCGAAGATCGTCCCCGCGACCACGAGCAGCATGACCATGGTGGTGCCGAGGTCACCGCCCGCCAGCACGAACCCGATGATCGGCAGCACGCCGAGCGCCAGCGGCAGGCCCCAGCGCAGCGGCTGGTGGAGCAGCTCGTGCTTGCTGGCCAGCACCACGGCGCACCACAGGACGAGGGCGATCTTGCCGAACTCCGACGGCTGGCCCTGCACACCCGGGGCGAGCTTGACCCAGTTGGTGTTGCCGCCGACGTTGACCCCCAGCGGGGTCAGCACGAGCGACTCCACGCCCACCGCCACGACCACCACCACGGGCGCCACGCGGCGCCAGAACACCGGGGGCAGGCGGGCTGCCACGAACATGGCCACCAGACCGAGCACCGCGAACATCGACTGCGAGATCACGGCGGCGAACGGCGAGGCGCCCGCCTGGATCTCCTCGACGCTGGAGCTGGACAGCACCATGACCAGGCCGATGGCCACGAGCATGAGCACCGCGCCCTGCAGCACCCCGTAGGTGAGCAGCGGGGTGTCCCACCGGGCCAGGCGCCCGGGCAGCGGGCCGCCCAGCAGCGCGTCCCCCCAGGCCGCGGCGCGCTGGCGCCGCGTCAGCGCCGGGCGCCGGGGCGCCGGGCGCGGGGCGCGCCGGTCCGGAGCGGTGGTGCCGCGCGCGGAGGTGGTCGCCGAGGGAGCGACCCCGTCGCGCAGGTCGATGGTCGTGGGGCTCGCCGTGCTCGCGCCCGTCCTGGCCACGGTCAGCCCTCGCCCTCGGTCGGGCTCTCGGTCGGGCCGTCGGACAGGTGCGCGCGCACGGCGGCCGCGAACGCGTCGCCGCGCTCGGCGTAGCTGCTGAACTGGTCCATCGAGGCGGAGGCGGGCGCCAGCAGCACCACGTCGCCGGGACGCGCCGCCGCAGCGGCGGCGCGGACGGCGGCCGGCATGACCCCGCCGGCCGCGGAGGCCGCGGCACCGTCCACCTCGACCACCGGCACCCCGGGCGCCCGGCGCGCCAGGGCGCCGCGCAGCGGCTCCCGGTCGGCGCCGATGAGCACCACGGCCCGCAGTCGGGAGGCCTGCGCCCCGACGAGGTCGTCGAACTGGGCGCCCTTGGCCAGGCCGCCGGCCACCCACACCACGCGGGTGCCGTCGTGGGCGTCGGACCCGGCCGCGGCCGCGGCGCCGGCCAGCGAGGCGGCGGCCGCGTGGGCGTTGGTGGCCTTGGAGTCGTCCACCCAGGCCACGCCCGCGGCGCGGGCCACCACCGCGATGCGGTGGGCACCGGGCTTGGTGGCCAGCAGCCCGTCGCGCACGGCCTGCTGGGAGACGCCGTGCGCGCGGGCCAGCGCCGCGGCGGCGAGGGCGTTGGCCACGACGTGCGGGGCGACCACGCCGCCGGAGGCGTCAGCGAGGTCGGCCAGGGTGCACAGCTCGGCGGCGCTGGTGGCGCGGTCGGCCACGTAGGCGCGGTCGGCGAGGACGTCGTCCACCACGCCCAGCATCGACAGGCCGGGCACGCCCAGGGTGAAGCCGATGGCTCGGCAGCCCTCCTGCACGTCGGCGTCCACGACGAGCTGCTCGGTGGTCGGCCAGTCCTGCGCGTCGGGCTGCTCGTCGGCGTTGTAGACGCAGGCGCGCTCGGTGTCGGTGTAGATGCGGCCCTTGTCGGCGGCGTAGGCGCCCATCGAGCCGTGCCAGTCGAGGTGGTCGGGCGCGAGGTTGAGGACGGCGGAGGCGCGCGGGGCCAGCGTGTGCGCGCCGTGGAGCTGGAAGCTGGACAGCTCCACCGCCAGCACGTCGGCGCCGGCCGGGTCGAGCACGGCCTCCACCAGCGGGGTGCCGATGTTGCCGGCCGTGGTGGCGCGCAGGCCGTGGGCCCGCAGGATGCTGGCGAGCATCGTCGTCGTCGTGGTCTTGCCGTTGGTGCCGGTCACGCACAGCCACGGGGCCGAGGAGGCCGGGCCCACGGGGGCGCCGGCGGGGCCGGCCGTGCCGCGCAGCCGCCAGGCCAGCTCGACCTCGCCCCAGACCGGGATGCCGGCACGGGCGGCCTGCGCGAGCAGCGGCGCCGACGGGCGCCAGCCCGGCGAGGCGATGACGAGGTCCGGCGGAGACCCGTCCACGGTGTGCAGCGCGTCGGAGGCCCCCGGGCCCAGCGCCACCTTCCCGCCGAGGACGTCGAGGAGCCTGGCGCGCTCGGCCTCGCCCGGGCCCTCGCGGGAGTCGACGGCGAGGACCTTCGCGCCGCGCTCGGCGAGGGCGTAGGCGGCGGCGGCGCCGGAGACGGCGAACCCGGCGACGACGACGCGCAGGCCCTCCCACTCGGCGGGGCCGCGCTCGGGGACGCGCGCCGACCCGGCCCGCCAGGCGAGCTCGGGGGGCAGCGGCGCGGGACTCGCCTCAGAGGGCACTTCCGACCACCCACTCCCCGTAGAACAGGCCCAGCCCCAGGCCCACGAACAGCCCGGCGATGATCCAGAACCGGGTGACGATGGTGACCTCGGCCCAGCCGACCAGCTCGAAGTGGTGCTGCAGGGGCGCCATCCGGAACACCCGCTTGCGGGTGAGCTTGAACGACCCGACCTGGATCACCACGGACAGGGCGATGATCACGAAGAGCCCGCCCAGCACCACGAGCAGCAGCTCGGTGCGGGTGGTGATGGCCAGCCCGGCCAGCGCGCCGCCGAGGGCGAGGGAGCCGGTGTCGCCCATGAAGATCTTGGCGGGCGAGGCGTTCCACCACAGGAACCCGATGCAGGCGGCCATGAGGGCGATGGCTACCACGGCGAGGTCGAGCGGGTCCCGCGTGTCGTAGCACGCAGCCACCGGCCCCTCGCGGGTGAGCAGCCGGGTGGAGTAGCAGCTCTGGTTGGACTGCCAGATGCCGATGAGCGTGAACGCCCCGGCCACCGCGGCGGTGGCGCCGCTGGCCAGGCCGTCGAGGCCGTCGGTGAGGTTCACGCCGTTGCTGGTGGCGGCCACCATGAGCAGCGCCCAGACCACGAACAGCACCGCGCCCACCACGGTGCCGACGGCGGCGAAGTTGAACGCCGTGTCCCGGGTGAAGGAGACGAAGGTCGAGGCGGGGCGGAAGCCGTGCTCGTCGGGGAACTGCAGCGCGAGCACCGCGAAGACCAGGCCCACCAGCGTCTGCCCGATGAGCTTGGGCACGCTGCGCAGGCCCAGGCTGCGCTGCTTGGAGATCTTGATGAAGTCGTCCAGGAAGCCCACCACGCCCAGGCCCACCATGAGCCCGAGCACCAGCAGGCCGGACACCGACGGCGCGGTCATGAAGACCAGGTGCGCCACGCCGTAGCCGATGACGGTCGCCGCGATGATCACCGCGCCGCCCATGGTGGGCGTGCCGCGCTTGGTGTGGTGGGTGGTGGGCCCGTCGTCGCGGATGAACTGCCCGTACCCGCGGTGCACGAGGAACCTGATGAACAGCGGCGTGCCGAACAGGGCCACCACCAGCGAGGAGAACCCCGCGACGAGGACGCCGATCACGGGCGCACCTGCCCCGTGCCGACGGCGGACGCGCCGACCGCGGCCAGCCGGTCTCCCAGGTGCAGCAGCCCGGCGCCGTGGGAGCTCTTGACGAGCACCACGTCACCCGGCCTCAGCTCCTCGGCCAGCAGCGCCTCCGCGGCGCCGACCTCCGGGACCCACACCGACTCGTCGGCGTAAGAGCCCTCCAGCACCGCTCCGGTGTGCACCGGCCGCGCCCCCTCCCCCACGGCCACCAGCCGTGAGACGTCGAGGCGGACGGCGTACCTGCCGACCGCGTCGTGCTCGTCGCGCGCGGTGTCGCCGAGCTCCAGCATCTCCCCGATGACGGCCCAGGTGCGCCCGCCGGGGCGGCGCATGGCCTTGAGCGCCCGCAGCGCGGCGCGCACCGACTCGGGGTTGGCGTTGTAGGCGTCGTTCACCACGACGACGCCGTCGGGCCGCTCGGTGACCTCCATGCGCCACCGGCTGGCGGCGCGGGCGGCGGACAGGGCGGCGGCGACGTCGGCGAGGTCCGCGCCGACGGCCAGCGCGCACGCCGCGGCCGCTAGCGCGTTGGAGACGTGGTGCTCGCCGTGCAGCTGCATCGAGACCGCGGCCGCGGCGCGCTCGCCGGCGGCCCCGGTCGCGAGCGTGAACGAGGGGCGGCCCTGGTCGTCCACGCGGACGTCCTCGGCCCGCACGTCGGCGTCGGCGCCCCACCCGAAGGTCACCACGCGGGCGCGGGTGCGCTCGGCCATGGCGGCCACGCGGTGGTCGTCCGCGTTGAGGACGGCGACCCCGCCGTCGGCCGCCGCGGGCAGGGACTCCACCAGCTCGCCCTTGGCCACGGCGATGGCCTCCGGGCTGCCGAACTCCCCCACGTGGGCGCTGCCGACGTTGAGCACGGCGCCGACGCGGGGCCGGGCCAGCTCGCACAGGTGGGCGATGTGGCCGACGCCGCGGGCGCCCATCTCCACCACGAGGGAGCGGGTGCCCTCCTCCACGCGGAGCAGGGTCAGCGGCACGCCGAGCTCGTTGTTGTAGGAGCCGGGCGGGGCCACCACGGGACCGAGGGGCGCGAGCACGGCGGCCAGGAGGTCCTTGGTGCTCGTCTTGCCCGAGCTCCCGGTGACCCCGACCACGTCGAACGGCGCGTCGAGGTCCGGGTCGTCCGCGAGGGCGCGGCGGCGCGCCAGCACCTCCGCGGCCAGTGCCGGGAGGGCGTCCAGCACGCGGCCGGGGACGACGACGGCGGGCACGTCCTCGCCGAGGTCGCGCTCGGCGAGGACCGCCACCGCGCCGGCGCCCAGCGCCGCGGCGGCGTAGTCGTGGCCGTCGACGCGCTCGCCCGGCACGGCGGCGAACAGGTCGCCGCCGGTGGCGGCGCGGGAGTCGACCACCACGCCGCTGACCTCGGCGGCGGCGTCGGCCCCTCCGGTGAGGCGACCGCCGGTGGCGGCCGCGACGTCTCCTAGCGCGATCGGGATCATGCGCGCACCTCCGTGGCGGCCGCCAGCGCGGCGGCGAGCTCTTCGCGGTCGTCGAAGGGGTGGACGGCCCCGCCGACCTCCTGGCCGCGCTCGTGGCCCTTGCCCGCCACGAGCACCGCGCCGCCGGGTCCGCCGGCCAGCGCGAGGGCCACCCCGCGGGCCACGGCCTCGCGGCGGTCAGCGACCTCCACCACCTCGACCACCTCGACGTCCCCGTCCCCGACGTCCCCCGGGTGGCCCGACGCGCCGCTGCGGGCGCCGGCCAGCACGGCGGCGCGGATCACGGCCGGGTCCTCCGAGCGGGGGTTGTCGTCCGTGACCACCACGGCGTCCGCACCGGCCGCGGCGGCGGCGCCCATCGCGGGCCGCTTGCCCGGGTCGCGGTCTCCGCCGGCGCCGAGCACCACCACGAGGCGGCCGGCGGTGGCGGGGCGCAGCGCCGCGAGGGCGGCGGCCACCGCGTCCGGGGTGTGGGCGTAGTCGACCACCCCCACGGGCAGGTGCGCGGCCAGGTCGGCGGGGACGCCCGGCGGGGGCGCGACCACCTCCATGCGCCCGGGCACCCCGCGCGCCGCCGCCAGCGCGGCGGCCGCGGCGGCCGGGTCGTGCCCGGCCGCGGCCAAGACGGCCACGGCGACGGCCGTGTTGGCCACGTTGAAGGTGCCGGGCAGCGGGCTGGCGGCCCGGACGAGCACGCCGCCCGGCCCGGTGAGCTCGAAGGCCGAGCCGGGGCGCCCGTCGCCGCGCTCGCGCACGCTCGCGGGGTCCACGCGCCAGTCGGCCGCCGCGCCCTCCGTCGCGCCGTCCGTCGTCGTCGTGCTCACGGTGGCGGTGGGCACGCCGGCGGCGCGGCTGCGCTCAGCCAGGCGGCGACCCCAGGCGTCGTCGACGCAGACCACGGCCGCGCGCGCCCGCTCGGGCGTGAAGAGCGCGGCCTTGGCGGAGAAGTAGTCCTCCATCGTGGGGTGGAAGTCGAGGTGGTCCTGGGACAGGTTGGTGAAGGCGGCGACGTCGAGCACGAGCCCGTCCACCCGGTGCAGCACCACGGCGTGGCTGGAGACCTCCAGCGCCGCGGCGCGCGCGCCGCGCTCGACGGCGAGCGCCAGCAGGGCGTGCAGGTCGGGCGCCTCCGGCGTGGTGCGGGCGCTGGGCAGCTCCTCGCCGGCGATGCGCGTGCACACGGTGCCCACCAGCGCGGTGGGCGTGCCGAGCTGCTCCAGCGCGGACTCCAGCAGGGTGGTGACGGTGGTCTTGCCGTTGGTGCCGGTGACGCCGAGCACCTGCAGGTGCCGCGCGGGCTCGCCCCACACCAGGGCGCTGGCGGCGCCCAGCACGGCGCGCGGGTCGTCGACGACGACGGCGGGCAGCTCCGCGCCGTCCGCGGCGGCCAGGCGCGCGCCCTCGGCGTCGGTCAGCAGGGCGACGGCGCCCAGCGAGGCGGCCTGCGCGGCGAACCGGGCCCCGTGGGTGCGGGCGCCGGGCAGCGCGGCGTAGAGGTCTCCGGGGCGCGCGCGCCGGGAGTCGAGCACCGCGCCCGTGACCACGAGGCGCTCCGCGCCGGCCGGTGCGGAGCCGCCGACCAGGGCCGCGACGTCCGCCAGCGGTCGCCCGGGCGCGCGCAGGGGCCGGGAGTCGCGAGCGGGCACGGCGAGCACGCTACCCGGCCCGCGCGGCGCCTCCGGGGCGTTCTCGGCGAGCGCGCGGGGAGAGGACTTGTGGATCACAGGGCGCCGCCTCTGCCCGTGGCCTGCGCGCTCACTGCCAGGTCAGCGGCGGCAGCTGGGCGGGGGCGCCGCTGGGCACGATCCCCTCCTTGCCGAGGGCGTAGCCCATGACGTCGGAGAAGACCGGCGCCGCGACGGTGCCGCCGTAGTGGTCCGTCTGCGGGTGCTGGACGATCACGGCGACGACGAGCTGGGGGTCGTCCGCGGGCGCCATGCCGATGAAGGACGCCGTGTACTGGGACTTGCCGGTGGCGCGGCTGGCGGGCAGGTCCTCCGCGGTGCCGGTCTTGCCGGCCACCCGGAAGCCGGGGACGGCGGCGTTGAGGCCCGTGCCGTCGGAGGAGACCACGCCCTCGAGCATGTTCGTGACCTGCGCGGCGGTCTGCTGGCTG
This genomic stretch from Quadrisphaera sp. RL12-1S harbors:
- a CDS encoding UDP-N-acetylmuramoyl-L-alanyl-D-glutamate--2,6-diaminopimelate ligase, translated to MIHKSSPRALAENAPEAPRGPGSVLAVPARDSRPLRAPGRPLADVAALVGGSAPAGAERLVVTGAVLDSRRARPGDLYAALPGARTHGARFAAQAASLGAVALLTDAEGARLAAADGAELPAVVVDDPRAVLGAASALVWGEPARHLQVLGVTGTNGKTTVTTLLESALEQLGTPTALVGTVCTRIAGEELPSARTTPEAPDLHALLALAVERGARAAALEVSSHAVVLHRVDGLVLDVAAFTNLSQDHLDFHPTMEDYFSAKAALFTPERARAAVVCVDDAWGRRLAERSRAAGVPTATVSTTTTDGATEGAAADWRVDPASVRERGDGRPGSAFELTGPGGVLVRAASPLPGTFNVANTAVAVAVLAAAGHDPAAAAAALAAARGVPGRMEVVAPPPGVPADLAAHLPVGVVDYAHTPDAVAAALAALRPATAGRLVVVLGAGGDRDPGKRPAMGAAAAAGADAVVVTDDNPRSEDPAVIRAAVLAGARSGASGHPGDVGDGDVEVVEVVEVADRREAVARGVALALAGGPGGAVLVAGKGHERGQEVGGAVHPFDDREELAAALAAATEVRA